The genomic DNA TCGGTTTCACCCGCGAGGTCGCCGATCGCGTGATCTTCATGGACGACGGCGTCATCGCCGAGCAGGGGCCGGCCCGCTCCGTCCTCGCCGCCCCGCAGTCCGACCGCCTGCAGCGGTTCCTCGCCCAGGTGCTCTGACCCACCTCCGCCACCGCATACCGGTCCCGGGTCGACCCGTCGCCCGACCGCGAACGCACCCCTTCGTCCATCCGCCCGGCGCGTCCGCGCCCGCCACAGAAACGAGCCCGTCATGCCTGCTTCCAACCGCCTCAGCTGCGCAAGCCGCTCCGCCGGTTCCAGCCGCCCCGCCCGCAGGAGCCACCGCACCGGCCGCCGCGCCGTGGTGAGCGCGGCCACCGGCACCGTCCTCGCCCTGCTGGCCACCGGTGGGCTCAGTGCCTGCGGCTCCTCCGACTCGAACTCCGCGAGCCCGAGCAGCTCCGGCGGCGCCGCCTCGCCCGGGGCGGCCGGCGAGAACCCGTACCACCTGCTCACCCCAGGGGTCCTGTTGGCCTCGACGGGTTCGCAGCCGCCGTTCGTCGTCTCCAAGGGCTCCGAGTTCTCCGGCTACTCGTCGACATCACCAACGAGGTCGCCAAGCGTCTCGGCCTGAAGGTGACCTACAAGTCCACGACGGTGACGGCAGGGCTGCAGAGCCTGTCCTCCGGGCAGCTCGACATGGTCGCCTCCGGGCTGGGCGTGACCACCGAGCGGCAGCAGGTGGTCTCCTTCGGCAAGGGCCTGTATTGGTCCACCACCGCGGTCGTCACCAAGAAGGGGGCCGGTTCGGCCGATCTCGGCGGCTACAGCGGGAAGAAGGTCGGCGTGGTCACCGGCGCGGTCCAGGAGAAGTTCGTCACGGACAAGATGAAGGGCGCCGTGAAGACCAACTTCCAGGCCCTGGGGGCCGCCGTCAGTCAGCTCAACTCGGGCACCGTCGACGCGGCCGTGATGGGCGGCCCGGACGCCGAGGAATACCTCAAGCAGTTCCCGGACCTGGAGATCGCCGCGTCCGCGCCGGTCGACCACGAGACGACGGTGGCCTTCCAGAAGTCCAATGACGCCCTGGTCAAGGCCTGGGACAAGACGGTGACCGACATGGTCAACGACGGGACGCTCAAGAAGATGTACAACACCTACTTCACCGAGGCTCCCAACGCCCAGCTGCTGAAGATCTGGCCCGGCCTGAAGTGACCTTGGCCCACGACGGCACCATGGTGCCGACCCGGCAGCGCCACCTCGTGCCGATGCCCGATGGGGTACGGCTCGCCACCGATGTGTACCTGCCGCCCCTGGATGCGGGCGGATCGCTGCCGCGGCCGGTGGTGCTCGAACGTACGCCGTACGGGATCCGCAACCTGCGCGCCTCCGACGGGACCCACTCTGGCGGGCGCCCCGTCACCCCCGACTCGGGCGCGGCGATCCTCGTGGCGGCGGGGTACGCCGTGGTTCGCCAGGACTGCCGCGGCCGCGGCGCGTCGGAGGGTCGCTTCACCAAATACACCGGGGAGGTCGAGGACGGGGTCGCGACGCACGAGTGGATCCTGCGCCAGCCGTGGTGCGACGGGCGGATCGCGACGATCGGGGTGTCGTACTCCGCGCATACCCAGGCCGCGACCGCGTCGCTGGGTGCCCCGGGCCTCGCCGCGATGATTCTGGACTCGGGCGGCTTCGCCAGCGCGTACTGCTCCGGCGGCCGACTCGGTGGGGCCTTCGAGCTGAAGCAGGTGACCTGGGCGCTGCGGCACGCTCGGCAGAGTCCAGAGGTCCGCGCGGACCCGGTCCTGGCCGACAGGCTGGCGCGCGTCGACCTGGCGGCCTGGTTCACGCGGCTGCCGTGGCACCGGGGAGACTCTCCCCTGACCGGGGCCGCGGCGTACGAGGACTTCCTCTTCGACCAGTGGGAGCACGAGACGCTCGACGCCTATTGGCGCCGGCCGGGGCTGCACGCCCGGGACTACTACGACGCATTCCCGGTGGTTCCGAGTCTGCACATCTCCAGCTGGTACGACCCCTACGTCCGCACGGCCGTCGAGAATGCCACCGAGCTTCGCCGTCGGGGCGCTCCCACGGGGCTGATCGCCGGCCCCTGGACGCATGGGGCGCGGAGCGTGACGTACGCCGGCGACGTGGACTTCGGTCCGGCGGCGACCCGGGATGCGGGACTGGGCCGCGACTACCCCAGCTACCGGGCGGCCTGGCTCGACCACGCCGTACGTCGTGAGCCGTCCAGACCGGCGGCGCCGCCCTCAGGGGCGGCTTCGACGGCGGCTTCGGCGGCGGCTTCGACGGCGGAACCGCAGGGCTCGGCGGCGATGACCTTCGTCCGTTACTTCGTCATGGGCGGCGGTGACGGGCGGCGCGGGTCGGACGGGCGGATGCGACACGGCGGCCAGTGGCGCGACGCCCACCGTTGGCCACCGGAGCAGACGCAGCGTCGCACCCTGCACCTCGGTCCGGGCTCGCTCGGCGAGACCAGGGCACGACGTGGCGCGACGGTCACGTACGACTACGACCCCGCCCACCCCACGCCGAGCGTCGGTGGGGCCATCACGTCGGGCGAGCCGCTCATGCGCGGGGGGGCGTTCGACCAGGTCGTCCCCGGCCCTGACGGCGCCGTCCTCCCGCTGTGCGCCCGACCCGATGTCGTCACGTTCCGGACGGCGCCGTTGGCTCGGGAGGTCGTGCTGGCGGGCTCGGTGACCGCCGTGCTGACCGTCTCGACCTCCGTCCCGGACACCGACCTCGCGGTGAAGCTCGTCGATGAACACCCCCCGACTGCCGACTATCCGGCCGGCTACGCGATGAACGTGACGGACGGGCTGCTGCGGCTGCGGTTCCGCGAATCGTTCGAGCGGCCGGTGCTCCTGGAGCCGCATCGCGCGTACGAGGTACGGGTGGTTGTCCCGGACGTCGCCAACCGGTTCGTCGCCGGGCACCGGATCCGCCTCGACGTCACGTCGAGCAACTTCCCGCGCTGCGACGTGAACCCCCACCCCGGTGATCCGGTCGCGCACGACGCTCGCCGCAGAGTGGCCCGGACGACGTTGCACCTGGCGGCCAGCCGGCTGGAGTTCGATGCCCTGCCGTGAGTCTGGGGGGAGACTGGCCGGGCGCATGGCGCCGACCGCCCGCCCGGCCGGGCCGGGTGGTTGGCCGCGCGACTCGCGGCACCGACACTGGGCCTCATGGTGATCAGCCTCGACGTCCCCACCCGACGGGACCAGGTCGCCGTGGTCGTGTCGCCGCTGGCCGAGCTCATGGCGTGCCTCCACGTGCTGGCCGAGTCGGACCACCATGCGGAGTCGCGGGAGTGGGCGCACGCGGTCATCGCCTCCCTCGACGGCTCGACGGCCTCGGCCGTGCATCGATTCGCGCCCCTGTGGGCGCGGTACCGAACCCGATTCCTCCTGCCGATGCGCGACCGTACGCCGGCTGGTCTGGCCACCCGGGAGGCAGCGGGGACCCCCGTCACCCTGGCCGATGAACTGTCCGCGCTGGCCGCCCTCCCCTTGGAGGTCTTTGTCCCCCTCGCGGCGAACGGAATCCGCGGCCGGGCCCACACCTGGGCGGGCGCCGACGAGGTTGGTCAGGATCACGCGTGGCTGAGTGAGTGCGAGAACAAGTCCTTTCACCGAGGCGACCTCGCGCACGCTCTCGTCGCTGACCCGACACGCCTCCGTGACGACCTCGTGGAAGCCCTCCACGCTTGCGACCGGGCCTTCTTCGCCGCTGAGTGGGAGCAGACCCGTCCGGTCCTGCGCCGTGCGGCCGACCGCGTGACCGCTCGCCTCGGCGTCGACGCCCCTGCTGACGTCGTCGCATCGCTGTCAGCGCTGGCTCATCGCGTGGCAGGCAACTCGCGGGTGGCGTTCGACAAGCGCGCAGAACGCGCGCATCGGCGACCACGGCGCGGGGTTGCTCCTCGTGCCGTCGGTGCGAACGTGGCCGCACGTTTTGGTGAAGGGAGACCCGGGGCTACCGCCGGTGGTGCAGTTCAGTGTTCAGGACCTGGCCGGAGCGACGGCCGTATCCACGCAAGGGCAGCTGCGCGCCCGACTGGTTGTGCTGTCCGAGCCGGGGAGCTGGGAGCTCTGTCGGCACCTGCTCGGCGAATCGATCACGACCGGCGAACTGGCGCAGCGGACCGGGCAGAGCCCGCCAGCCGTGTCCCGACACCTGCGGTTGCTGCGGGAAGCCGGCCTGATCAGCTCGGTGCGGGAGGGGCGGCATGTGCACCATCGCATGCACCCTGCGGTGGTGTCCCGGCTCGGCGACGAGGTGCTTCGGGCCATCATGCGTTGAGGCGGTCACCGCTCATGATCGTGTTCGTGGCGGCCGGAGTGGACATCGTCGTACGACAGCTGGTGTTGCGGGTTGCGACCCGAGCGGATGAGGCTCGCGACGGTCGTGACGCCGAGGATGACGACGATGGCGCCGAGGGAGACGCCGATGGGGATCTCTGGGGCGGCAAGCACAGGCTGGCCGCCGTTGATGAACGGCAGGGTGTTCTCGTGCAGGGCGTGCAGCATGAGCTTGACCCCGATGAACGCGAGCAGCACCGAGAGCCCTAGGCCCAGGTAGACGAGCCGCTTGAGGAGTCCGCCGATGAGGAAGTAGAGCTGCCGCAGGCCCATGAGGGCGAAGATGTTGGCGGTCAGCACCAGAAAGGGTTCCTTGGTGAGGCCGTAGATCGCCGGGATGGAGTCGAGCGCGAAGAGCAGGTCGGTCGTGCCGAGCGCCAGGATCACAACGAGCATCGGGGTGATGAGGCGCTTGCCCCCCTCGCGGGCGAACAGCCGGGTGCCGTGATCCCAGGACTGGGTCGCGGGGAACCGCTTCTCCACCCACCGCAGCAAGGCGTTCTCCTCGAACTCCTCGTCGTCGTCGTCGGCCATCGCCTCCCGCGCCAGCTTGACCGCTGTGTAGATGAGGAAGGCGCCGAAGATGTAGAAGACCCAGGCGAACTGGTTGATGAGGGCGGCGCCCACGGCGATGAAGATCCCGCGCAGGATCAGGGCGATGACGATGCCCACCATCAGCGCCGACTGCTGGAAGCGTTCGGGCACGCCGAACTTGGCCATGATGATGAGGAAGACGAAGAGGTTGTCGATCGACAACGAGTACTCCGTCAACCATCCGGCGAAGAACTCCGCGCCGTATTGGTGCCCGGCGAACACCCAGACGCCGATGCCGAACGCGATGGCGGCACCCACGTAGATGGCCAGGTAGCGTGCGCATTCGCCCATCGAGGGCACGTGGGGCCGACGGGCAATGATCACCACATCGAGGAGCAGGACGAGGGTGGTGACCGCGAGGGTGAGGATCCACACCCATACAGGAATGCTCACATTGTTGCCTTCCGGACGCGACAGTGCGGCCGGAGGTCTCTCCCACCTGGAAGGCCGGCGTCCCCGGGACCGAGTGCATGCAGGCGGTCCGTGCTGACGAGGGCGCCGCGCAGGGATACTCCCCTCCGCTGACGGCCGATTCTGTCACGGGGCGGGTCGGCGCCACTAGGCGGCCCCCCTCGCGAGAATGGCGGCTCGGCGGTGCGGAGAGGCTGCGACCGCCGCATCGCCGAGACCGGGAGATCGATGAGAGACGCGACATCGCGGCCAGAGACGTCGCACCGCGGGTGCTGGCTCACCGGGCGGCTTCGCGCATCTGGCGCAGTTCCTTCTTCAGGTCGGCGAGCTCGTCACGCAACCGCGCCGCGAGTTCGAAGTGCAGATCCGCGGCGGCCTGGTGCATCTGCGCGGTGAGCTCCTGAATGAGCCCGGCGAGGTCGGCGGCGGGCATCCCGCCGGCCAGGGCGGCGCCCGCCACCGAGGCGTCCGCCGCCACCGCCCCCGGCCGCCCGCTCCGCCGCCGGCTGCCTTGGGCGCCCGCCCACCGGTCTTGCCGCGTGACTGGGTGCGTCCGCTGCCCATCAGCGCCTCGGTGTCCGCGTCCTCGCGCTGCAGCAGGTCGGTGATGTCGGCAATCCGCTTGCGGAGGGGCTGGGGGTCGATGCCGCGCTCGGTGTTGTACGCGATCTGCTTCTCGCGACGACGCTGGGTCTCGTCGATGGCGTCGCGCATGGAGTCGGTGATGTCGTCGGCGTACATGTGCACCTGGCCCGACACGTTGCGCGCCGCGCGGCCGATGGTCTGGATGAGGCTGCGCGTCGAGCGCAGGAAGCCCTCCTTGTCGGCGTCGAGGATGCTGACCAAGGACACCTCCGGCAGGTCCAGTCCCTCGCGGAGCAGGTTGATGCCGACAAGCACGTCGTACTCCCCCAGCCGCAGCTCCCGCAGCAGCTCCACCCGGCGCAGGGTGTCGACCTCGCTGTGCAGATAGCGCACCCGGATGCCGCGCTCCAGAAGGTAATCCGTCAGGTCCTCGGCCATCTTCTTCGTGAGGGTCGTGACCAGGACGCGCTCGTCGCGTCGGGTGCGCTCCTGGATCTCGTGCATGAGGTCGTCGATCTGACCCTTCGTGGGCTTGACGACGATCTCCGGGTCGATGAGGCCGGTGGGCCGGATGATCTGCTCGACCACACCGTCGGACTTGGCCAGCTCATAGGGCCCGGGGGTGGCCGACAGGTAGACGGTCTGGCCGATGCGCTCGAGGAACTCCTCCCACTTCAGCGGCCGGTTGTCCATGGCGCTGGGCAGTCGGAAGCCGTGCTCGACGAGGGTGCGCTTGCGGGACATGTCCCCCTCGTACATGGCCCCGATCTGCGGCACGGTCACGTGCGACTCGTCGATGACCAGCATGAAGTCCTCGGGGAAGTAGTCGAGGAGGCAGTTGGGGGCGCTGCCCCGGGTGCGGCCGTCGATGTGCATCGAGTAGTTCTCGATGCCGGCGCAGCTGCCGACCTGGCGCATCATCTCGATGTCGTAGTGGGTCCGCATCCGCAGCCGCTGCGCCTCCAGCAGCTTGCCCTGCTTTTCGAAGGTGGCGAGCTGATCGGCCAGCTCCAGCTCGATGCCCTTGATGGCCCGCTCCATCCGCTCGGGGCCGGCGACGTAGTGGGTGGCGGGGAAGACGTACATCTCCGTCTCCTCGCGGATCACCTCGCCGGTCATCGGGTGGAGGGTGTAGATCCGCTCGATCTCGTCCCCGAAGAACTCGATCCGGATCGCGAGCTCCTCGTAGACCGCGATGATCTCGACCGTGTCGCCGCGCACCCGGAACGTGCCGCGCGTAAAGGCCAGGTCGTTGCGGGTGTATTGCATCTCCACGAAGCGGCGCAGCAGCTGGTCGCGTTCGATCTGCTGGCCGACCTTGAGCCGCGCCATCCGGTCGACGTACTCCTGGGGCGTTCCCAACCCGTAGATGCACGACACGGACGCGACGACCACCACGTCCCGGCGGGTGAGGAGCGAGTTCGTGGCACTGTGCCGGAGCCGCTCCACCTCGTCGTTGATCGAGGAGTCTTTCTCGATGTAGGTGTCCGTCTGCGGGACGTAGGCCTCCGGCTGGTAGTAGTCGTAATAGCTCACGAAGTATTCGACCGCGTTGTGCGGGAACAGCTCGCGCAGCTCGTTGGCCAGCTGCGCGGCCAGGGTCTTGTTGGGCGCCATGACCAGCGTCGGCCGCTGCACCCGCTCGATCATCCACGCCGTCGTCGCCGACTTGCCCGTGCCGGTGGCCCCAAGCAGCACGACATCGGTCTCCCCCGCGGTGACCCGCCGGGCAAGCTCCTCGATCGCGGCCGGCTGGTCGCCCGAGGGCTCGAACTCGGCCTCGACCCGGAACGGGGCGACGGTGCGTTGCAGATCGGTGATGGGCCGCATGGCGTTCAGGCTATCCGGGGGGTCCGACAACGCTCCGGCGCCCGCCGCGTGACCGGAATGCCCAACCAGCTCACGGTGGCCCCTGCCGCCCCACGTGGCCCCCGCCGCCGACTGATGCCCTGAGCGCTCATGGTTGCCCTGAGCGCTCACGGTTGCGGCGATAACCCCCACCCCCAGCGCCAACCCCACCCGTCAGCGAAGGCCCCGTGCGCGACGGCACGAATGTCAAGCCTCCTTGACAGTCAAGAATGCTTTACACCACGCTCTCCCCATGACCATCGCCATGACTCACTGGAATCGCGTCCTGCTCGCCATCATGGTCGCGGGAGCCATCTGGGCAGCGGCCCACCGCGTGCTCTTCGTGAGCCTCCTGTGCGTCCTGGGGGTCGCCTCAGCCCTCTGGACGCTGCGCCTGCTCAGCCGCGGGCGTGGCGACGACGTCTCCCGCCTCGACGCCGCCCAACCGGCGGACGAGCGAGATCATCTCCTGCTCAGCCGGGCGCTGGCTTGGGTCGGCATGGCCGCGATCACCGTTGAGCTCTCCATCCTCCTGTGGCGCCTCGGCGCCGGCTATCCGGACGCGAGGGGCTCCGACGTACGGCTGCCGTTCCTCTGCCTGGTCTGGTTCGTCGCGAACCGGGTCGTCACACGTCGAGCGCTGTGAGACCTGGGTCGTGCTGCGCAACAACGTCCGTGAACTCCGCACCGCGGCCGGACTGAGCCAGGGCGCGCTCGGCGAGGCCCTCGGGGTGTCGCGACAGACGGTCAACGCCATCGAGACGGGCAAGTACGACCCGTCCCTGCCCCTCGCGCTCCGCCTCGCCCGCCACTTCGCGCAGCCGGTGGAATCGATCTTCTTCGACGATGCCGGCGAGTAATCCCGAGTGAGCACGGGGGCGACGCTGCGCGCGGCAGCGAAACACTCGCCGCCGTGCCGGACAGGTACAGGGTGTGAACCGACCAGAGCAGCCGACCACGTCGCGCGTTCCTGATTCGCCTCGGTCACGGTGCGCGCCGACGACCGCGACACCACGGCCGCGGTAGAGAACGGGCGCTTCTATGCCGAATGGCCCGCGCGACCGGAGGGTGACGGTTCGCACCCGACGTACGACCTCACCCTCCGCGACGGCACCGTCCTGCGGGACGTGAAGCCGGTGAGCTAACCCACCCGCCCGGCGCAGGGGTCAGGCGCGCCAGCCGGACTTCTGCGCCCACGCGGTGATGCGCGGCCAGACCTCCTCGAACCAGGGCTCCTTCGCGGTGGCGTAGGCGCGGGTGTCCTCGGCGGACTCGGCGAGGCGACGCTTCACCTCGACGTACTCCGCCGCAGCATCCGGATTCGCGCGCAGCCAGTCCCGGAACAGCAGCGCCGACTGCCAGCCCGCGCTGTCCGCCTCCCGGACGTGGATGTGCACGACCCGGCCCGGGTCGCACGAGACGTGGTAGCGCTTCACCCACAGCTCGGGGTCGAGCAGCTCGCCGGTCGGGTGGTCCATTCGGACGTCCTCGAGCCGGGGGAAGCCGAGCTGACCGAGCACGGCCACGAACTCGGGGTCGTCGGCGTCCTTGAGGTCCGACACCCCGATCTGCAGGTCGATGACGTCCTTGCCGGGCATGCCCGGGACGGCCGTCGAGCCGACGTGCTCGATCTCGGGCGCCCGCTGGCCGAGGGCGCGGCTGAGCCGCTGGATGAGGCGGTCCGCCTGGCGGGGCCAGTCCTCGTCGTACGGCGCCGCGACCCCCAGCGCGCGCCACGTCGAGCGGCGCTGCGCCCGCAGGTTGTCGTCGAACGGCAGCAAGCGGTCGTCCCACAGCTCGTCGACCGCGGCGCGCAGCTGGTCCTCGGTCCCGTCGTTGCAGATCAGGACGTCGGCCGCGGCCGCCCGCTGGGCATCGGTCGCCTGGTGCGACATGCGCGCCCGCGCGTCGGCCTCCGACATGCCGCGCCGCTGCACGAGCCGCTCCAGGCGCACCTCGGGGTGAGCGTCCACGACCACCACGAGGTGGTAGTCGGCGCCGAGCTTGTTCTCGACGAGCAGCGGGACGTCGTACACCACGATCCGCTCCGGCCCGGCCTGGTCGAGCAGGTCGGCACACCGGGCGGCCACCAGCGGGTGCGTGATCGCCTCGAGGTCGGCGCGGGCCTTCTCGTCGCCGAAGACGATCGAGGCCATCTCGCGCCGATCGAGCGCGCCGTCCGGCCCGACGATCTTGTCGCCGAACCGTTCCCGCACGCGGGCCAGCCCGTCGGTGCCGGGGGCGACCACTTCGCGCGCCAACGCGTCGGCATCCACGACCACCGCTCCGCGCTCGGCCAACAGCTTGGCGACCGTGGACTTCCCCGACCCGATTCCTCCCGTGAGGCCTACCCGCAACATGACCTCACTGTAGGTCCGAAGCCACCGACGGGACAGGCTTTGGCGTTGCCTCTCCTGGCGGGTCGGGACAGGGATGCGAACAACAGGCAGCGGCGCGGCGAGCAGGCCCGCGCGCCGACCCGGCGCCGGCCATGTGGCGCAGGGTCGGTCGGGTCAGTGCGCGAGTCCCCCAGGCAGCAACCGTTCGGGGTAATTTGTCACGATTCCGTCCACACCCGCGCGCAGGAGCCGGACGTGATCCCGGGGCGCGTCGACGGTCCACGGGTTGACCGCCAGGCCGAGCGCGTGGGCCCGGTCGACGAACGCCCGATCCACCACGAGCTCCCCGCGTTCGTCGCACCAGCGGGGGGCGACGGCGTCGACGCCGAGACGGTACGCCGCGAGGGCCAGGTCGCCGCCGCACTCGGCGTACGTCCGCTCCCCCACGAACGGGCTGCCCGGCACCCAGGTCTCCCCGTGCGAGGCCAGGGCCGAGCGCGGCAGGTCCGGCGCCAGGCGGGCGGCGAGCCGCAGCAGCGCCCAGTCGAAGCTGTGCACGATCGCGCGCTCCCGGACGCCCCCGGCATCAATCGCCGCGAGCACCGCCGCCAGGATCCGTTCGCGCCGCGCCACCTGCGCCGGGTCCCGCGCGTCGAGCTTGATCTCGACCGTGAACCACATGTCCGGGGCCGTCGCCGAGAGCCGCCGGAACAGGTCGACCAGCCGGAGCATCCCCACGCCGCGGACGGGCCGTTGCGTCGGCAACGCCGGCTGCGTCACCTCGCCCACCTCGACGGTGCCGAGCTCGGCGTACGTCAGCTCGTCCAGCCGGCGGCCGTAGAGCCGCGGATCCCGGCAGCGCGCCTCGTGCGGGACCAGGATCAGGTCGTGCCAACAGACCGGTACGCCGTCCGCGGTGACCCGCACGTCGAGCTCGACGTTGCGCGCCCCCAGCTCGGCGGCCCGCTCGAACGCGGGCCAGGTGTTGCCGACGAAGTGCCCCTGGGCACCGGCGTGCGCCTGAACATCGAGCACGCCGGTGCCCCAGGGACCGCGACCGGTCGTCGATCCGATCGCGCCGGGGGACCCCGTCACAGCCTGGGCTTGATGTCGCGGTCGATCACGGTCTGCGTCTCCTTCTGCAGGGCCTCGAAGACGGCCTTGACGTCGCCGCCCTGGGCGATCTGGTCGAGGGCCTTGCCGACGCGCATGCCGCCGCCGGGCACGAACACCCGGGCGTTGTCCTGGGACTTCGTCCGGGGCAGCTGCTCGATCGCGGTCTTGGCGTTGGGGTTCTTCGCCATGAAGTCCTTCTCGGCCGCCAGCTCGAGTGCCGACTTCCGCACCGGCATGTAACCGGTGGCCTGGGTGAAGGTCACGGTGTTCTCGGGGTTGGTGAGGAACTCCACGAACTTGATGGCGGCGGCCTTGCGCTCGGACGAGATCTTGGCGGGAATGCCGATGCCGGCGCCACCGGTCGGGCATCCCTTCACCCCGTCGGGGCTGGGCAGGAAGGCCGTGCCGAACGCGAACTTCGCGTTCTTCGCGATGCCGCCGAGCGCACCCGTGGACTCCAGCAAGCAGGCGGCGGTGCCCGCGCTGAAGTCGGAGGACGGTTGCTTGGCCGCCCGTGCCCACTTCTGGGCGAACATCTTCTTCAGGAATTCACCCGCGGCGATCGTCTTGGCATCGGTGAATTTCAGATCCCAGCCATCCGAATAGGCTCCACCCATCGACCAGGCCATCCCCTGGAAATACCAGTCCAGGTAGTTGGAGCCGTCGGCGAGCACGATGGAGGACTTGTCCGCCCCGGCGGCCTGCGCCAGCTTCGGCGCCCATTCGGCGAACTCGTCCCAGGTCTTCGGCCCGCGGTCCGGCAGGCCGGCCTTGGCCCACATCTCCTTGTGGTAATAGAACAGCGGCGTCGAGCGGGCGAACGGCAGCGCGTAATGCTTGTCGCCATTCTTGTAGTCGCTATACAGCGAGTCGACGTAGTCGCCGCTGCTCAGCTTCGCCGCGGAGAGCAGGTCATCGACCGGCTCCAGCTGCTTGTTCAGGGCGAAGTTGAACCAGGTGACATCGGAAAGCACCACGGCGTCCGGCAGCTGCCCACCGGCAAGGGCGCCGTTGAGCTTCTGGGCGACCTCTTCGTAGTTCTTGCCGGCGTCGACCAGCTTGACGGTGAGGCCGGGATTGGCGTCCTGGAACTTCTTGATCAGGGCGGTCTCGACCTCCTTGCTGTTGCCCGGGTGGTTGCTCCAGAACTCCAGCGAGGTGACGCTGCCGCCCCCGGTCCCGGTCCCGGTCCCACTGCCCCCGCCCGTGCCACCCCCGGTGCCGGCACAGGCGGTGAGCCCCGCCCCCGCCGCGGCGAGTCCGGCCAATCCGAGGAATCCTCGACGACTTACTTCAGTCACGGCACTTTCCCTTTCATTCGGTGCGATCTGCTGGCTCGGACCGGGCGGCCCGGCGCGACGGTCGGCGTGGTCCGCTCGCTCATCCGCGGCGGTGAATGCTGGCGCCGGTGTCGGCGTCGAAGAAATACAGCTCGTTCTCGCGCGGCGCCACGGCCAGGCGCTCGCCGGCGGCCGGCTTGACGCGCTTGTCCACCTTGACCGCGATCCGGGGGACCTCGACGACCTCCCCGTCGGTGCTGTCCGTGGGGCTGCCGTAGACGAAGGACTCCGAGCCCAGGGCCTCGACCAGCTGAACGTCGAGTGTCAGCGCACCCGGCGTACCGGCGGAGACCACCTCCCAGCCCTCCGGCCGGACGCCGACCTGCACCCGTCGCCCCCCGTCCCGGCCCGGCCCCTGCGGATCGCCCAGGTGCGCCACGACGTCCGTCGGCAGCGGCACGGCCAGGCCGTGCACGTTCGCCGCGTCACCCTGCACCGGCGCGGTGATGAGCGTGATCGCCGGCGACCCGATGAAGGCGGCGACGAAAGCGTTGACCGGCTGCTCGTAGAGCTCCTCAGGGGTGGCCACCTGCTGCAGCCGACCGTCGAGCAGCACGGCCACCCGGTCCCCCATGGTCATGGCCTCGACCTGATCGTGGGTGACGTAGACGGTCGTGACCCCCAGGCGCCGCTGCAGGGCGGCGATCTGGCTGCGCGTGGAGACGCGCAGCTTGGCGTCGAGGTTGGACAGCG from Austwickia sp. includes the following:
- a CDS encoding ABC transporter substrate-binding protein, which gives rise to MTEVSRRGFLGLAGLAAAGAGLTACAGTGGGTGGGSGTGTGTGGGSVTSLEFWSNHPGNSKEVETALIKKFQDANPGLTVKLVDAGKNYEEVAQKLNGALAGGQLPDAVVLSDVTWFNFALNKQLEPVDDLLSAAKLSSGDYVDSLYSDYKNGDKHYALPFARSTPLFYYHKEMWAKAGLPDRGPKTWDEFAEWAPKLAQAAGADKSSIVLADGSNYLDWYFQGMAWSMGGAYSDGWDLKFTDAKTIAAGEFLKKMFAQKWARAAKQPSSDFSAGTAACLLESTGALGGIAKNAKFAFGTAFLPSPDGVKGCPTGGAGIGIPAKISSERKAAAIKFVEFLTNPENTVTFTQATGYMPVRKSALELAAEKDFMAKNPNAKTAIEQLPRTKSQDNARVFVPGGGMRVGKALDQIAQGGDVKAVFEALQKETQTVIDRDIKPRL
- a CDS encoding glycerophosphodiester phosphodiesterase, whose amino-acid sequence is MTGSPGAIGSTTGRGPWGTGVLDVQAHAGAQGHFVGNTWPAFERAAELGARNVELDVRVTADGVPVCWHDLILVPHEARCRDPRLYGRRLDELTYAELGTVEVGEVTQPALPTQRPVRGVGMLRLVDLFRRLSATAPDMWFTVEIKLDARDPAQVARRERILAAVLAAIDAGGVRERAIVHSFDWALLRLAARLAPDLPRSALASHGETWVPGSPFVGERTYAECGGDLALAAYRLGVDAVAPRWCDERGELVVDRAFVDRAHALGLAVNPWTVDAPRDHVRLLRAGVDGIVTNYPERLLPGGLAH
- the ugpC gene encoding sn-glycerol-3-phosphate ABC transporter ATP-binding protein UgpC, translated to MATVTFAGATRRYDASSAPAVDHLDLDIADGEFLVLVGPSGCGKSTSLRMLAGLEPVDEGHVFIDGHDMAGVRSRDRDVAMVFQSYALYPNMTVRDNMGFALRNAGVGKADTAQRVAEAARILQLEELLDRKPAKLSGGQRQRVAMGRAIVRSPKVFCMDEPLSNLDAKLRVSTRSQIAALQRRLGVTTVYVTHDQVEAMTMGDRVAVLLDGRLQQVATPEELYEQPVNAFVAAFIGSPAITLITAPVQGDAANVHGLAVPLPTDVVAHLGDPQGPGRDGGRRVQVGVRPEGWEVVSAGTPGALTLDVQLVEALGSESFVYGSPTDSTDGEVVEVPRIAVKVDKRVKPAAGERLAVAPRENELYFFDADTGASIHRRG
- a CDS encoding dephospho-CoA kinase, which codes for MLRVGLTGGIGSGKSTVAKLLAERGAVVVDADALAREVVAPGTDGLARVRERFGDKIVGPDGALDRREMASIVFGDEKARADLEAITHPLVAARCADLLDQAGPERIVVYDVPLLVENKLGADYHLVVVVDAHPEVRLERLVQRRGMSEADARARMSHQATDAQRAAAADVLICNDGTEDQLRAAVDELWDDRLLPFDDNLRAQRRSTWRALGVAAPYDEDWPRQADRLIQRLSRALGQRAPEIEHVGSTAVPGMPGKDVIDLQIGVSDLKDADDPEFVAVLGQLGFPRLEDVRMDHPTGELLDPELWVKRYHVSCDPGRVVHIHVREADSAGWQSALLFRDWLRANPDAAAEYVEVKRRLAESAEDTRAYATAKEPWFEEVWPRITAWAQKSGWRA